GCTGGGGCGCCGATCGCGGCCGTCTTCGAGGCGGTCGTCGCCGCTGGACTCATAACCGTCCTCTTTCTGTTCGTGATCAGCCTGACCGAGACCGACACGGCCCAACGCGTCCACCCCGCCAAGCGCACGGTCGTCGGGCTCGCACTCGGGGGCCTCCTCGGTGTCGGGATCGTTGTTTGGGCACTACTCGACCCTGCGGCCGGCGAGGCTACCACGGTGACGACCTTCGCCCAGGAACTGTGGAGTGGCCGGTCGATCGACGTCCTCGCCGTCACGATACTCATGTTCGTTGGCGTCCTCGCCGTCGTCCGGTTGACGGCTGAGCATCTCGACCCTGCGACCGACACGGGAGAGGACCAACCAGGAGCGACCGCTCCTCCGGAGGGAGATACATGACTGCACTCGCCTACGGCGTCGCTGTGGCGCTACTGGTGATCGGTATGGCGAGCATCGTCGCCGGGCGAAACGTGGTACAGACGTTGATCGGCGTCGAGCTCGCCTCGAAGGGCGTCCTCGTCAACTTCGTGGCGACCGACCCGGCAGGTAGCCAGGGGATCGTCGTCCTCCTCATCCTGATCGATGCCGTCGTCGTCGCCGTGCTGCTGGGCGTGGCCGTCGCGGCGTATCGACAGTACGGAACGCTCGATCTCGACGCTATCGGGAGGTTGACATGGTAACGAACCGTCGCACGCTACTCGCATCGACGCCCGGCTTGGTTGTCGCCGGCGCACTCCTGGCCGCTGTCGCGGTGATGGCACCCGGCCAGCCGACACCGGCCGTCTTGGCCCTCGGCGCGATTGTGGTGCCGCTGGTCGGTGCCGTCGTGTTGCCGTTCGTGGCCGTCGCCGGCGATCGCGTCCGGAACGGGGCGGCCGTGTCGATCGGCCTCGCGACCGCTGGCCTGACGCTGGCACTCCTCCCGACGGCCCTGTCGGGCGATCCGACTGTCGTTCAGTACGACCTCGCCTGGGTGCCGGCCGCCGACGTGTCCTTCGGCCTCTACCTGGACGTACTGGGTGTCATGATGGCGACGATCGCGGGGGTCGTCGGCGCGCTCGCACTCGTCTTCTCGACGCGCTTTATGGAACGGGAGGGCGGGCTGACCCGCTACTACGCGCTCACGTTGCTGTTCGTCGGCGGCATGATCGGGTTCGTGCTGACCGACAGCCTCGTCGCGCTGTACGCCTTCTGGGAAGTGCTTGGACTGTGTTCGTTTGGCCTGATCGCCTTCTGGCTGGACGAGGAGACCTCTTTCGCGGCGGGCGTGAAGGCCTTCGTCACGACCCGCTTTGGCGACATCGGCCTGCTTGCCGGGATCGCCGTCCTGTGGGTCGGCGGCGGCACGTTCTCGATCCGCGAACTGATCGATCAGGCCGCGAGCGGCGCACTACCGGAGTGGACACTCGCCGCCGCTGGCGGACTCTTTATCCTCGCCGCGGTCGGCAAGTCCGCACAGTTCCCCTTACACGTCTGGCTCCCCGACGCGATGGAGGCCCCGACGACGAGTACGGCACTGATCCACGCCGCCTGTATGGTCAACGCCGGGCTGTACTTGCTGGTCCGGACCCGCCCGATCTTCGACGGACTCGAATGGTGGACGACCGCCGTGCTGGCCATCGGGACGATCACCGCATTCCTGGCCGCCGTGCTCGCAACTGTCGAAAACGACTTCAAGCGTGCGCTGGCCTATTGTACGATCAGCCAGCTTGGCTACGTGACCGCGGCGATTGGCCTCGCCGGCGGTGTCCTGCCCGCGAGCTACCACCTCCTGAGTCACTCGATCTTCAAGGCCTTGCTCTTCCTCGCAGCGGGGTCGGTCATCTACGGGATCGGCGGGACGGTCCACAAACACGTCGACATGTTCGAGTACCGCGGCGTGGGTAACCGCGAGCAGATGCCCCTGACCAACGTCGCCTTCCTCGTCGGCATTTTGGGACTGATCGGCGTGCCCGGGTTCAACGGCTTCTGGAGCAAGGAACTGATCCTCTCGACGGCACTGGAAGGCAGCGCCATCGAGCAGGTCGCCTTCGCCGTGCTGGCAGTGACGGCCGTGCTGACCGCGGTTTACTCGATCAGGATCTACTATCTCGTCTTCTACGCTGAGCCGACGGCGAGTGCCGAGGAGTCGCCCCTCGCGATGACCGGCCCGCTGGCCATGTTGGCTGGCCTGACCCTCACTTCCTGGCTGGCGATCGGGCCGCTCTCTTCGGGTCTGGAAACGTATTTCCCGGGCGCGGAGATCCACGGCTATACGATCGTGGGCTTCGTCGAGCACACGCTGACGCCCCGGACGGCAGTCCTGACGGCTGGCATCCTCGGCTTCGGCTATCTCGGCTTCCACTCCCGGGCATCGATCAACGACGCCGCACCCGGTGGACTTCTGGCTGTCCTTGAGGCCGGCTACGGCTTCGACCAGCTATACGAAGGGTTCGTCGCGGCCTACCGCTGGTTGTGTACCCGCACGCGGGCCATCCAGACGGGTGATGTGAACTACAACGCCGTCGGCATTGTCGTTGCGCTGGTGATCGCCGCGGTCGTCCTCGTCATCTGACGGCCGAAAACGCACCCTTTTTGCTCGCGTGGCCGCCATGACTGGACAATGAGCGCCAGTACGCGACCCACGAGGTGGCGGCCATGACTCGCGATCTGACCGAGATCACCGTCGTCGGCGACGACTCGACTGGATTGATCGCTGAAGTCACGTCGCTACTCTTCGAGCGCGGGGTCAACATCGAAGATGTCGATCAGGCTGTCCGGGAGGGCGTCTTCCGGATGACGACGATGGTCGACACCAGCGAGATGATCGT
The sequence above is drawn from the Halorhabdus sp. CBA1104 genome and encodes:
- a CDS encoding NADH-quinone oxidoreductase subunit J, whose amino-acid sequence is MIALTTGALAITLVLGFAAVAARDFLVSILSLSGGSVALAVYFFLAGAPIAAVFEAVVAAGLITVLFLFVISLTETDTAQRVHPAKRTVVGLALGGLLGVGIVVWALLDPAAGEATTVTTFAQELWSGRSIDVLAVTILMFVGVLAVVRLTAEHLDPATDTGEDQPGATAPPEGDT
- a CDS encoding NADH-quinone oxidoreductase subunit K, which encodes MTALAYGVAVALLVIGMASIVAGRNVVQTLIGVELASKGVLVNFVATDPAGSQGIVVLLILIDAVVVAVLLGVAVAAYRQYGTLDLDAIGRLTW
- a CDS encoding NADH-quinone oxidoreductase subunit L; this encodes MVTNRRTLLASTPGLVVAGALLAAVAVMAPGQPTPAVLALGAIVVPLVGAVVLPFVAVAGDRVRNGAAVSIGLATAGLTLALLPTALSGDPTVVQYDLAWVPAADVSFGLYLDVLGVMMATIAGVVGALALVFSTRFMEREGGLTRYYALTLLFVGGMIGFVLTDSLVALYAFWEVLGLCSFGLIAFWLDEETSFAAGVKAFVTTRFGDIGLLAGIAVLWVGGGTFSIRELIDQAASGALPEWTLAAAGGLFILAAVGKSAQFPLHVWLPDAMEAPTTSTALIHAACMVNAGLYLLVRTRPIFDGLEWWTTAVLAIGTITAFLAAVLATVENDFKRALAYCTISQLGYVTAAIGLAGGVLPASYHLLSHSIFKALLFLAAGSVIYGIGGTVHKHVDMFEYRGVGNREQMPLTNVAFLVGILGLIGVPGFNGFWSKELILSTALEGSAIEQVAFAVLAVTAVLTAVYSIRIYYLVFYAEPTASAEESPLAMTGPLAMLAGLTLTSWLAIGPLSSGLETYFPGAEIHGYTIVGFVEHTLTPRTAVLTAGILGFGYLGFHSRASINDAAPGGLLAVLEAGYGFDQLYEGFVAAYRWLCTRTRAIQTGDVNYNAVGIVVALVIAAVVLVI